Genomic segment of uncultured Desulfobacter sp.:
CCTGGAATGCATCAAGGACCTTCAGGGCAAAACCGTCATGTTCGGTTCAAAGCTGTCATCCCCACGGTGGACAGCCGCAAGGCACCTGTTCGAAAAGAACGGGTTTCAGATTGATCGGGATCTGCTGAGTTATTCCAATGGCGGATGCTGTGAGGATGTGGCATTTAATGTGTTTTTAAAGGTAGTTGATGCCGGCGTGGTCTGCGATCATTTTCTTCAGGAGCATGAGAGCCGGGAGCCGGAGCTTGGCCTGGATACCGGGCAGCTTACCGTGATTGCCGAAACCGACCGCGTCCCGACCAAAATTTTCAGCAGCCGCAAAGAGGTCAGGGCAGATGACATACGGCAGGTCACCCGGGCCTTAATCGGTCTTGACCTCCGGAATCCGGAACATCGTCAAATTCTCCAGAACGCTGATCTGGGTGGTTTTCAAAAGGCATCACCACAGGCTTTAAGCCGAATTATGGAATGGCCGGCACAAATGCAGGCGGACTGAATCCGGGGCCGTTTCAATGGTATTTCCTGATATTGTCAAACCCGGTTTACGGCTGAAACTGACGGCACTGATCGAGTGTCTGGTTGTGGTGCTTGTCCTGGGTACCGGTGTCGTAACGACGTATCGTGAGAAAAGAACCCTTGAAAATGAGCTGCACAAGCGCGGGTATGCCCTGGCGGCTGATCTGGCCAGATTTACTGCCGGTCCTCTGCTCAGCCGGGATCTGCCCACATTAAGGCGGTTTGTCAATCATTCCATGGCCCAGGAGTATGTGCTGTATGTCATGATTGTGGATAATGACGATCAAATTGTGATGCACAGTGATCTCAAATTTGTGGGTAAGGATGTTTCCTTATATCAGCTTGAACCCCTGGCCCGCCATCTTGATCTGTCTGCGAAGGTCCGGATTGCCGACGCGCTGCTGGGAAATGTTTTTCTGGGCTACTCATACATGGCCGTCGAAAATGAAATCCGAACCGCCGTTAAACAGATTTTAATGCTGGGGGCCATTGCCATTACCCTGGGCGGGGTCATGGCCTATGTGCTGGCATGGTTTATTGCCGCGCCCATCAAACGCATCAGAGATGCCACAAAACAGCTTGCGGCCGGAGATCATCCGGCACCCCTTGAAATCAAAAGTGCAGATGAGATCGGTGCCCTGGCCCAATCCTTCAATGACATGGCCCAGGAACTGACCCGGCATCGGATCCATCTTCAGAATCTGGTGGATGAGAGAACAAGAGAGCTGAGAGAGCTGGCCCTGCATATTCAATTGGCCAAAGAAGATGAAGCCAAGCGCATTGCCAGGGAAATTCACGATGAACTGGGACAGAGCCTGACGGCCCTGAAAATTGATATTCACTGGCTTAAAGGCCAGTTGTGCGAACAGACACCCGGGGTGCAGGATAAAATCGGCATCATGCTTAAGCTGATCAGTGAAACAATTAATTGTGTCCGTAAGATCTCATCACAACTGCGTCCGGTCCTTCTGGATGATTTTGGCCTGTCCGCAGCCATGGAGTGGCAGGTAAAAGAGTTTTCGGACCGAACCGGGATCTCCTCTCATTTTTTTTCGCGTCCGGAAAACATTGTTCCCCAGCAGGACCAGGCCGTCGCGCTTTTTCGTGTTCTCCAGGAAGCCTTGACAAATGTTGCCCGCCATGCAAGTGCAACAAAGGTGAAGGCCGGTTTGTGGGAGGCATCCAATACCATTGTGATGGAAGTGTGCGACAATGGTATCGGCATCACAAAAGCCCAGATGACGGATACCCGGTCTTTTGGTGTTATCGGGATGCACGAGCGGGTGAAACGTTTGGGGGGAGAGCTTGAAATTGACGGTCAAAAAGGGCAGGGCACGACCCTTAGGGCCTGGATCCCCAGGGGAGAAACATAAATGCTGAAAATTCTTATTGCAGATGACCATGCCATTGTGCGCAAGGGCCTTAAGCAGATTCTGTCCAATAATTCGGATATGACCGTGGCCGGAGAGGCGGCCAGCGGGGCCCAGGCGCTGGAGATGATCCGCAACGAGGATTGGGATGTGGTGCTGCTGGATATCAGCATGCCCGACGGAAACGGGCTGGATACCTTGAAGCAGGTGAAAAAGGAAAAGCCGGATCTGCCGATCCTGATGCTCAGTATTTACCCGGAAGATCAGTATGCCATCCGGACCATTAAAGCCGGGGTCTCCGGGTATCTGACCAAAGACAGCGCCCCCGAAGAACTGGTTGAAGCGATCCGAAAAGTGGCCCGCGGCGGTAAGTATATCAGCGCTTCGTTGTCGGAAAAACTGGCCGAGTATCTAGAGAAAAAATCAGAGCGAGCCCTTCATGAAAATCTTTCAGACCGGGAATACCAGGTGATGGTCATGATTGCTGCCGGAAAAACCGTATCCCAGATCGCCGAAGAGATGTGTCTGAGCGTTAAAACCATCAGTACCAACCGGTCCCGGGCCCTGGCTAAGATGGGTATGGACAATAATTCCCAGTTCACCCATTATGCGGTGAAGCAAGGGCTTGTTTAGTAAAAAACAACAGCCGATTTTTCGAAAAATCGGCTGTTGAATGTCAGTTCGAAAGCCGCTGTTTTAAAACTCAGTGTTTTTATTGGCAGTTGTAGTACTGATAGTAGGGGCAGTCGTTGTCGCAGGAACCATCTTTTTTCCGGTCCCGTTGCTGATCTGCGGCCATGGCCAGGGTAGCGCTGAATAATACAACCATAAGAGCGACGATGCTTTTTTTGAAGATTTTTTTCATGTCTTAAGTCTCCTTAAAATTTAAAGTACAATTGGTTGGTGGTCCTGGTCTTGCTTTTTACTGTTAAACAGGTTGCTCAGAATCTGTTTATTGCAGAATTGACTTCATCATAGATATTCATAGTGCTGTCGTAAATCGGCGCAACTCTCTTTTTAATGTCAGTGTTTGTCCTACAAATTTATGATCATTTCCCGCTTCGATGATTTGCTCTTTTGTGTAACGACGCCGTTCGTGCCTAATTCTGTATTTAATAATAAATGCAGTTCGCTAAAACAGTCGTCGTAATTCATGATTGACTTTTTCTTTTTATTTTGAAAGATATGGTTCGGAATTCATAATAAGTGCTTCACTCAATATTTTGTAGCTCATAATTAAATTGGTCGCAATATGTTGAGATTCGAAGAAGTCGTCATGCGCGTTTATTTGAACGATTTATTAGTAAATGGTAATGCGCGTTTATCTTTATGTTCGGGCTCAGCCGTTTGCTATGGGTCGTTATCAACAAAAAGAGAGGAGAAAAAGAAAGATGAAGTGCAGATTTTGTTTTACTTTAGTCCTTGTGTCAGTGTTGATCCTGTCCGGTCTGCCTGCTGACGCCCAAGAGCAGCAGAGTTGTTTTTTGTCGGGCCTGCATCACTCCGGTGAAGGCATGCGGTATTGGTATGAAGCCAAGGATGGCTTCATGGCGATAAGCGGCGTGCCCTACGACGCCCTTGGGTGTAAAAATTGTCATGTGCAAAGCTGTGATGATTGCCATCTTCAAAAAACAGACGAGGGGTGTGACTACTCAACCGAGGCAGCCCGGTCAAGTGACACCTGTCTTAAATGCCATGCCCGTGAAAAAGCCACAGCCAAATACGATGAGGCCAATGCCTGTATGGGCGTACATGCAAAAAGCAACATGGGGTGCATGGATTGTCACAGCAAAAGAGAGGTTCACGGAGATGGAAACGCCTACACCAGCATGCGGCAGGACGGTGCGATGGATACGGCCTGCACCGATTGTCACACAAAAGACGCAACAGAATACCCCGCGCTTCCCGACACCAAGTCCCATACCGTGCATAAAGGCAAGCTGGCATGCAACGCGTGTCATGTTCAAAATTCCATGACATGCTACAATTGCCATTTCGGCGTTCTTGCCGAGACAAAATCCAAGCCAAAAAGCTTTGCTGCAAAGGCCAAAGACTTTTTGCTTTTGGTAAAATACAAAGGGCAAATTACAAGCGGAACCATGCAGAGTTTGGTTGGGAAAAACAACGAACCGTTTATTTCCTACGTGCCGTATTTTACCCATTCGATTATGTGTGAAGGCAGAAAATGCGAGCAATGCCACGCCACCGAAGCGGTCAAAACCCTTGCGGCATCCCAAAACTTTACCCCGGCCGTATTTAAGGACGGCAAACTCGAATTTTATAAAGGGATCATTCCAGTGGTTCCCGAATTGTTGAACTGGCCCTTCTTGGAAAAGAAAGGGGATCAGTGGGTGCAGTTTGAACCCAAGACAAAACCCCTTGTCCAGATGGCGCTATATGCCGAACCGTTCTCCCCGCAGGATTTGAAAAATTTGAAAGTTAAGATTAAATACGAAGAATAGGGTATCTATTCTAAAGATCATATTGTTCCGGCATGGGACGGCAGTATATTATTTGCTTTTGTCCCATGACCGGAACCCGGCATTCATTCCTGACAAATGTACATTTTTGGGGTCATCATAAATTCGTACGCATCGCAGAGGCAAACCATGCGAACGCCGTCCTGATTTATCCTTGACAGTTCTCAGCCGCTTATCTACCATGACCTGCCATTGTGGACTTGTGTGAAAAAATGATAATTTACAGGTGTATATAAATTTGAAATATTTCCTGGCGGCATCGGAAATGTTTATGCCCGGGTCAGTGATTCATGGAACCAAATAGAGTACAGCATTTGACAGAACAGGCTGTGGCCGATCTTTTAAACGGAAACGGCGCGCCAGATAGACCTTTTTGCGGGCGAAACACCCTCGCAGATATCCGTGCCATGGCCCGTGCCATTCTTGATCAGTGTCCTGTAACAGACAATCAAAGGGGATTCCTTGCCGTATTTACCACGGACAGGGCGGTTACCGCTGCCGCGATTATTGCCCGGCTGGCGGGCGGCCCCATACTGATTCTGCCCCATGATATCTCGGACAAGGCGCTTATGGATCTGACAAGTGACCCGGAACATACATGGGTGGCGGCGGACCCGGGCCGGACCGTGCCTGACCGTTTCAAAACGCTTGCCGTCAATTCAGATGATCAGCTTGGTAATACAGCCCCCTTAACCGCCGCCATTGATCCGGATGCCTCTCTGCTTAAACTGTATACCGGCGGTTCCACCGGGAAACCGGCCATCTGGACAAAGACCGTGGCCAATATCATGGGCGAAGCCCTGTTCCAGGTAAACTTCCATGGCATCTGTCAAGATGACGTGGTGGTTGCCACGGTGCCCCCCTATCATATCTACGGGTTGCTGTTTTCCGTGGCAGCCCCCTTGCTTGCCGGCGCAAGGGTGGCGGATCAAACCTGCGGATTCCCCCATGAAATTATCAATCTGGTCATGGATGAGGCGGCAACCATTCTCGTCAGTGTCCCGGCCCATTACAGAGCATTGAACGGCCATGATTTCCCGGATCATGGCCTGCGTCTGGCGTTCTCTTCGGCCGGTGTCCTGGATGAAACGGATGAGAAAGATTTTCGTCAGAGAAATCATGTCCCGGTCATGGAAGTTTACGGGTCAACGGAAACCGGCGGCATCGCCTTTAGATGCCGGGGACGCGACGAGGCCTTTTTTTTGCCCTTCAATGTTATTGAAACCCGGATTGCACAAGAGACGTTAAAAATTCGATCCCCGTTTGTTTCTCCTGAAATTGTCCGGGATGATTTGGGTTTTTACCTGGTGCCGGACCGGGTGAAATTATGTCCCGGCAACACCTTTGCCATCCTTGGGCGATCAGATACGGTTGTGAAAATTGCAGGTATTCGGGTGGACCTGGACCAGGTCCGGTCTGTCTTGAAAACCATGGATGGGGTCAGTGATGCGCTTGTTCTGACAAAGCCTGTGCCCCGGGGCAGGGCCTTTGATATCTGTGCCCTTGTGGAAGGCGACTGCACCCAGACGGATATCCGGCAGTTTCTCGCCGAACGGCTTGAGGCCGTGGCCCATCCCCGCAGAATCAAGGTTGTGGACCACATGCCCATGACCCGTTCGGGAAAGTACGACAGGGCTGCGGTTGCGGCTTTATTTGAAACAAACGAAGGCGAAACAAAATGAACCGCAGAGTGGTGATAACAGGATATGGTGTCATCTCCCCCATCGGGGAGACCGAGGATGAGATCATCCGGCATCTGACCCAGGGGATTTCCGGGGTTAAAAAACTTGAAAATGACGGATTTTTGTCCGAATTTATCCAGTCCGGTGTCTATGGCAGGATTGATTATCCCACGACCTATTCCTTTGAACGAAATCATCGCAAGACCATGGGCCCGGTGGCCTTTGTCGCCTGTGAGTCCGCCCGGCGGGCCATTGCGCAATCAGGCCTGGACAAGGAATTTTTGACGTCCGGGGATGTCGGGGTGGCGTTCGGCTCCATCCATGGCAGCCCCTTTGTCCAGCGTGAGATCATGAAGGCCTATTTCAAGGCGGATAAAGGTGGAAGCCGGGGCATTAACGCGGCGGATTTTTTAAAATCCATGGCCCACACCACCGCCGTGAACATCACAAAGATGTTCGGCATATCCGGCCGGGTCATCAGTCCGTGTACGGCATGCACCACCAGCAGCCAGTCCATTGGCTTTGGCTATGAAGCCATTCGGTTTGGCATGCAGGAGGCCATGGTGTGCGGTGGTGCCGACGAATATGACACCTCAACCGTGGCCGTCTTTGACAACCTCCGTGCCTGCTCCATCCGGTTCAACGACACCCCGCATCTTACCCCGCGGCCCTTTGACAGCCAGCGGGACGGTATGGTGGTGGGTGAAGGGGCGGGTGCCCTTGTGCTGGAGTCCCTGGATCATGCCGAACGCCGCGGTGCCGCCATCCTGGGCGAAGTGGTCGGCTTTGCCTCCAACAACAACGGCGGGGACATGATTCTGCCCAACCTGGCCGGCATCAGCCGGACATTGACCCTGGCCCTGGACGATGCGAAAATGTCCAGCCAAGACGTTGATTTTATCAGTGCCCATGCCACGGCCACCCGCCAGGGCGATACCATTGAGGCCATGGCCATCCACAATGTGTATGGAGGAAAAACACGGGTGACGGCCCTGAAAAGCTACATGGGCCATACCATTGCCGCCTGCGGGGCCATTGAGTCCATCATTACTTTGATGATGATGAAGCACGGATTTATTCCGCCCACCCTCAATCTTGACACGGTGGATGAATCGTGTGCCATGCTCAATCATACACGGCAGGTGTTGGATGAGCAGATCCATACGGCATCGGTACAGAATTTTGCCTTTGGGGGGGTGAATACCGCCCTTATATTAAAGAAGTTTACTTGATGGGCCCAAAATCTTCAAACGACGTACAAGCGACTAAATCCAAGGGGACTGTTCTTTTGGCCTTTACCAGGGATCTGGTTATCACGTTACTGCTGTGGGGCTATTTTCTTTTTGGATTTCTTCTGTTTTTCTCCCCGTTTTACCTGATCGCCTTTGTGTGTCCGCCTATACGGGAAAGGGCTATTCAATGTCTCAATTCTCTATTTTACAAAGGATTTTTTTTCCTGCTCCGCTTGCTGATGCCGGATCTTACCCTTGGCATTGATCCTGAAGTTAAAGGTCTTGAAAACGGCATCGTTGTCTGCAATCATGTCTCCTATCTGGATCCTTTGATGATGATCAGTCTGTTCCGGCGGCATAAAACCATTGTGAAAGCCACCTTTTTCAAGGTGCCGGTGTTCGGCTGGGTATTAAGGGCGGCTGGGTATATTCCCTCCATGCCCAAGGGCCGGATGGCTGGGTTGATGGTAAAGCAGACCAGATCCTTGTCCGCTTTTTTTGAAAAAGGCGGCATCCTGTTTGTGTTTCCCGAGGGCACCCGGAATCGAAATGTCGGACAGGGGACCCTGGCGTTTCACAGTGGTGTGTTTAAAATGGCACGTTTTTGCAGGTCTCCCATCCATATCCTGGTGATTCGCAACACCGACAAAGTATTTAGACCCGGCCGGTTTTTATTTCACACCGATTTTTCCGGCACCGTCAGCGTTGAACTTGCCGGTACGATTCAACCGGATTATGATAATCAGACTGTGGCTACGGCAGGACTCATGGAAGAGGCCGCAAAGATTTTAAACGAAAAGCAAAAGGACATCTGAGTGGGAACATCAAACAGACAGGCCGTGATATTGGGATATGATGCGGTTTGCCCCCTGGGAACCCGGCTGCCTGATGCCTGGAAAAAAGCGCTGGCAGGTCAAAGCGGCATTGGTCCGCTGACTCGGTTTCCCCTGGACGACAATTTCCCCGTGCGCATTGCAGGCCAGGTTGAAAGCATTGATGACCTGGACTATCCTTTTTTAAAACCCCGGGAACGCGCCAAGTGGACTTCGCCCATTTTCAAGCATGCCATGCTCACCGTCTCCCGGGCCATTGCCCAAAGCGGGATGGAAATTACCCCTGACATTGCCCCCAGAACCGCCATCACCTACAGTTCCGCTCTGGGCGGGTTGGATGCCGCGCTGGATGCGGATCGCAGGCTGGTAACGGAGAACCGCCTGCCCAAGCCCTTCACCAATCCCAATGCCTGTATCAATATGGTGGGGGGCAAGGTTTCCATCCTTACCGGGGCCACAGGTCCCATCACCGCGACTATTTCGGCCTGTGCCACGGGAGCGACCTCCATGATCATCGGCGCCATGTTCATTGAACAGGGGCTGTGCGATGTGGCCATCTGCGGGGCGGTGGATTTTGCCTTGGTGCCGACCATTATTGCCGGGTTTCACACCATGAACGGCACCTTTTATCCCAAGCCCGGGGAGGATGTTTCGCCCCAGGGGGCCAGCCGGCCGTTTTCGAAAAACCGACGGGGCTTTGTGGTCTCCGAAGGGGCCGGTGCCGTGATCCTGGCTGCCCGGGAGTTTGCCCAAAGCTGGGGATTAAAATATCAGATCGCCCTTGCCGGATGGGGGATGACTTCGGATGCCCATCATGTGGTAGCGCCCCATTTGCCCACCGTAACCCGGTGCATGGAGTTGGCCCTTAAGCATGCCGGGGTTGCTCCTGAGGAGATTGCCAGTGTCAATGCCCATGCCACGGCCACCCCGGTGGGGGACAAGGTGGAGTATGATGCCCTGTCGGCGGTGTTCGGTAAAAAGATCCCGCCGGTGACGGCCAACAAATCCATGATCGGGCACGCCATGGGCGCGTCCAGCGCCATTGAAACCATTTTTGCCGTCCAGGGCATGATTGATGGGCAGATCCCGCCCACCATCAACTATGATCCGGACCCTGACATGGATTTTGACTGCGTAACCGGCGATGCAAAATGTCTGGACCAGCCCTATGTGTTGAAAAACGCATTTGGCTTCGGCGGATGCAATGCCTGCATGGTTCTGCAAAAATGCTGAAAGAACAGAGATAAGATCATGAAAGCACCATTAAACAGACGGGTTTTTGTGTTGGGATACGGGGCGGCCACCCCGCTGGGGGCCACCTTTGACCTGACCTTTGAAAATGCTGTGGCCGGTAAAGCAGGATTTAGGCGGCTCACCCGGTGTGAGACGAAATCCCTAAGCAATGTGGTGGGAGAAATTCCCGACTGGGATCCTGTGGCAAGCGGAATGTTTGAGAGAAAAGAGGCCCACAACTGGAATGCCGCGTTTGTACTGCTGACCGTGGCTGTATGCCGGGAGGCCCTGGCCCATGCCGGTATTGTCATGGATCCCGATATCGGCCGGCGCACCGCCTGTTTAATCGGTTCCGCCCTCAACGGCATGGATGCCTTCAAAATTGCCTCGGAGAAATATGCCGATGCAGGACCTTTGCGGGTCAGCCCCTATCTTCTGCCCAATCTTTGCGGCAACATGCCCGCAAGTAAGGCCGGTATTGATTTAGGCTTTACAGGGCCGTTGTTTTCCCCCCAGGGGGCATGCGCTTCGGGCAATCACGCCATCGGTATGGGGGCCAGGATGATCCGGGACGGTGATGTGGATGTGGTGCTGGCAGGCGGTGTGGACACCCCCCTGGTGCCCGAGATCGTCCAGGGCTTTGCCAACATGGGGGCCACCATAAAAGTCAATCCCGAGGACCGGGCCTATGAAGACCCGGGTCAGGCGAGCCGCCCGTTCAGCCGCGACCGCAAGGGCATGGTGCTTTCAGAAGGGTGCGGGGTGGTGGTACTGGCCGCAGAAGAGGTGGCCAGGGCCCACGGCCTTAAACCCCGGGCAGAAGTGGCAGGGGTCGGCTGGACCTCGGATGCCTTTCATTTCACCAGCCCCAATCTTGAGACCATTGTCCGGGCCATGCACCAGGCCATTGACGATGCCCAGATTGCCCCCCGGGATATTCAGTACATTAATGCCCACGGCACCTCCACCTTTAAAGGCGACACGTCCGAGGCCGAATGTTTAAGGCAGGTGTTCGGACACCATCTGGGACAGATCCCCGTATCCTCCAATAAGTCCCAGCTTGGCCACACATTGGGGGCCGCCGCCGCCATTGAAGCTGCATTGAGCATTGAGGCCATGCAGATGGGCATGGTGCTTCCCACCATTAACCATAAACCCGCCCCTGAATTTGACGACTTGGACGTGGTGCCCGATACCTTCAGGGCCCATCCGCACGATTTTTTGTTGTCCAATGCCTACGGGTTTGGCGGAACCAATTGCTGTATTGTATTCAAAGGGATGTAAGACCATGAAACCCAAACCGTTTAAACCCGAAATTACGGATGAAAACACCCCTTATGTGAAGGACCAGATCACAGGGCTGATCTGGCACCGGACCAGCCATAGAACCCTTTATGCAGACACGGACCGCTCCCAGGTGGTGTATCATGCCAATTATCTAAGGTTTTTTGAACAGGGCCGGGCGGATTTGATGCGGGATATTGCCTACCCCTACCGGGAAATTGAAGAGAGCGGGTTTGTCTATCCCATTATTGAGACCAAGCTTAACTATTTTGCCCCGCTCTATTATGACGACCTGATGTGGATTCATACCCGGCCTGCCGGCCTGGAGCGGGTGAAACTCCAGTTTGATTATGTGATCACAAGTCATACCTATGACCAGATCATCTGCAAGGGGTATACCCGGCACTGCGCCACCAATGCCCAGGGCATACCCGTCGGCGTGGATGAGAAAACCGTCCGGGTCTGGACCCAGTTTCCCGGCCGGGACAAATTGTAGCGGTCGAAAACTTCTGTTTATTGGTGATTTTAACGGAAGCCCCGATAAACCAAGAACAGTCACAGGACGGCAACTTACAGAACTGATATCTGATGGCTGGAGACTCCCATCACCTGAAGGGGCGTGGAGCTACATCTCTCACGATGGAAAAGCTCGATCCCGCATAGACCATGTAGTACTCGCCCCTTCTTTGGGTGATGCTTCAGCCGCCTACCACAAAGATGCTGGTGGGGTTTTTTTGGCGGGTATCAAAGCAAATGACCCCATCTCTGATCATGCAATGTTGACTGTGGACTTTGATTTCTGCTTCCCAGTTAATACTCATTGCCCCAAAAGCCGATTTAGTCAGGCAGAACTACCAAACCAAATCAACGCCAGGGAGTATGTTCTAAATTCTGAGGAATTATAGATAGATAATGTGGGGTCTATTATTCCTAAAAAAACTTAATATTTTAAAATATTAACGCCGTGTTTATTGGACGGGCGGCGAATCGAGACAGCCGCCAAGTAAACAAAAATGGTTAAAAAAACAGATGTTAACGAAGGCGCGATGTAGGCCGATCCATTACAACACATGGTTAGGGCGCATTCCCATTTTCCCGGTTTGAAAAAATCCTATCTTTTATGAAAAAATCTTATCCACATTGTCAAAGAGACTGAATTATTGTAAAATTTCAGGGTGTTTATCAAGGCTGCGTTGCTGATTTAATAGGATTTGTAACGTATAAAGCTGACACGCCAAGGGCTAAACGAATAAAATCTGAACTGCAATTTTTCTTATATCAACCGTCTTTAATAACCGAATCCGAGATCGTTCATGAAGCGTTTGAAACAGTAAAGACCAGCTCGATTCATGCGTGGTTTAGGGATACTATTGGCAAGGCTTTTCAATCAAAAAGAATGCAGATCAACCAATAAATAAAAAAAGAAACAAAAAAGGGACGCAATCTATACGGTATGTGGGGTGATTTTCACCATCCCAGAGGAGGCCCATCTTCCGTTTTTGTTTGCTATTTTATACAATAAGCTGCAAAATTTATTTGTCACTTGCCATTCCCTCTATAAGGTTTTTAAAAATGCTGCCCCAACTTAAAAAATACATTTTAGACCATGAAGATTGGCTTATGGAAAAGATTTTAAATTATGCCAAACAGCAGGGATATACTGAGTATACTTCCACCTTGAGAGAAGCATGGCGGCTTTCAATCTCAGGTTTATCTAAATCATTGATTGCTACTTTGAATGCGAAAGGTTTAGATCTTGAACTGGGTCCACATGAAAAATACATTTCTGACCCTGCATCGCAGTTTGGCATAATTGAAGCCCAAGAACATAGAAAAAGAGGGGTTAACATAGATATGTTTTTAGGGCTCATGAAATATTATCGTCAATCCTATTCAGATCTAATACGGGCATCGAATTTTGAGGATCAAATTAAATTTCAATATGAACAGATTATCAAAAGATTTTTTGACCGAGTTGAAATAGGATTTTGTTTACAATGGACACCAGTAAAAGACGAAAGCATTGTTAAAGATTTGCAACTTAGCAATCGCGTGATGACCAATGAAAAAAATAGATATCTCACAATTTTTGAGAGTTTATCAATGCCTGTCTTCATTGTGACGTTCGATGGGATTGTAGAAAATATGAACCATGCAGCATCCAAGATGCTCAATTACGATACTGTCCCGGGGACACAATACTATGGTGAGAAAGACACACATCCGCTGCTTTTTATACAAATATTCCCATGGTTAGATAGTTTTTTTAAAAGATTTAAGGCCGGGTCTGACAAGATAAAAACATTTGAAACAATGATAAATGATGAAAGCCAGTTCTTTTTTATTTCTTT
This window contains:
- a CDS encoding thioesterase family protein, giving the protein MKPKPFKPEITDENTPYVKDQITGLIWHRTSHRTLYADTDRSQVVYHANYLRFFEQGRADLMRDIAYPYREIEESGFVYPIIETKLNYFAPLYYDDLMWIHTRPAGLERVKLQFDYVITSHTYDQIICKGYTRHCATNAQGIPVGVDEKTVRVWTQFPGRDKL
- a CDS encoding beta-ketoacyl-[acyl-carrier-protein] synthase family protein is translated as MKAPLNRRVFVLGYGAATPLGATFDLTFENAVAGKAGFRRLTRCETKSLSNVVGEIPDWDPVASGMFERKEAHNWNAAFVLLTVAVCREALAHAGIVMDPDIGRRTACLIGSALNGMDAFKIASEKYADAGPLRVSPYLLPNLCGNMPASKAGIDLGFTGPLFSPQGACASGNHAIGMGARMIRDGDVDVVLAGGVDTPLVPEIVQGFANMGATIKVNPEDRAYEDPGQASRPFSRDRKGMVLSEGCGVVVLAAEEVARAHGLKPRAEVAGVGWTSDAFHFTSPNLETIVRAMHQAIDDAQIAPRDIQYINAHGTSTFKGDTSEAECLRQVFGHHLGQIPVSSNKSQLGHTLGAAAAIEAALSIEAMQMGMVLPTINHKPAPEFDDLDVVPDTFRAHPHDFLLSNAYGFGGTNCCIVFKGM
- a CDS encoding sensor domain-containing diguanylate cyclase; this encodes MLPQLKKYILDHEDWLMEKILNYAKQQGYTEYTSTLREAWRLSISGLSKSLIATLNAKGLDLELGPHEKYISDPASQFGIIEAQEHRKRGVNIDMFLGLMKYYRQSYSDLIRASNFEDQIKFQYEQIIKRFFDRVEIGFCLQWTPVKDESIVKDLQLSNRVMTNEKNRYLTIFESLSMPVFIVTFDGIVENMNHAASKMLNYDTVPGTQYYGEKDTHPLLFIQIFPWLDSFFKRFKAGSDKIKTFETMINDESQFFFISFSRSLDISGKFSDTVIVIIEDITERKTMEKELEKLATTDPLTGAKNRRSFLNLFRKEMKRSLRYNYSLALFMIDIDHFKKINDNFGHDTGDKVLRQLVAKSFSVLRESDLFGRWGGEEFILLLPEIDIHQAYSAAERLRDVLAKSELMSNDGVNIRFTVSIGFTILRNKNISIDGAIKKADKALYMAKKQGRNRAVFLESKSEQ